A genomic window from Blastococcus saxobsidens DD2 includes:
- a CDS encoding class I SAM-dependent methyltransferase, with protein MLRETYVGGWRLARRAAERTGLLARLDRSENGLARHARSLFAIHDVGDLSQLDLPWWTYPAIADVEAALAASDGKARVFEYGSGASSVWLGRRAGEVHSVEHSGEFVEFLGSALAEVPNVRLRHVAAAQRGPDARVPSQRHGHEGLDFAEYVSSIDVVGGPFDVIVIDGRARAACLRQAIPHLAHDGLVVFDNSNRVRYREAILTSGLAATRYRGWVPSLPYQSETTILRHR; from the coding sequence ATGCTTCGAGAGACGTACGTAGGCGGCTGGCGGCTGGCTCGCCGCGCGGCCGAGCGGACCGGACTGCTGGCGCGACTGGACCGCTCGGAGAACGGCCTCGCTCGGCACGCCCGCTCGCTCTTCGCCATCCACGACGTCGGTGATCTGAGCCAGCTCGACCTGCCCTGGTGGACCTACCCGGCCATCGCCGACGTCGAGGCGGCGCTGGCGGCCAGCGACGGGAAGGCCCGGGTCTTCGAGTACGGCTCGGGCGCCTCGTCGGTGTGGCTGGGACGGCGGGCCGGCGAGGTCCACTCCGTGGAGCACAGCGGGGAGTTCGTCGAGTTCCTGGGTTCCGCCCTCGCCGAGGTGCCGAACGTCCGTCTCCGTCATGTCGCCGCAGCACAGCGGGGTCCCGACGCGCGTGTCCCGTCGCAGCGGCACGGGCACGAGGGCCTGGATTTCGCCGAGTACGTGTCCAGCATCGACGTCGTCGGCGGCCCGTTCGACGTCATCGTGATCGACGGGCGGGCACGCGCTGCCTGCCTGCGTCAGGCGATCCCGCATCTGGCGCACGACGGGCTGGTCGTGTTCGACAACAGCAACCGGGTCCGGTACCGAGAGGCGATCCTGACCAGCGGTCTCGCCGCGACCCGGTACCGCGGCTGGGTTCCCAGCCTGCCCTACCAGTCCGAGACGACGATCCTGCGGCACCGCTGA